The sequence below is a genomic window from Neodiprion pinetum isolate iyNeoPine1 chromosome 7, iyNeoPine1.2, whole genome shotgun sequence.
TTGCGCATTTACCGaaaatcagcgaaaaaaataataaaattgacacTCCACGCATAGAGACAAATATAGACATCACTGAAATCTGAAGTTacacaaaacaatgaaaattcgtACACAAAATTCACCTTCAATGTTCGCACgatgtttttatttcgataaCTCGGTTTTTCTTCAGGCTACACGCTGCTCCTCGTCTATTATTCACCGATGAGTATGGTGGAAATACACTGATCGAACAACGTGACACCACCTGAACAACGCGGTCTGAATGTTGAACCGATACTGACAGCACGCAATTTCGCTCCGACTGCTCGGAAACGACTGATGCTGCACGGCGCTCAGAGGAAACTTTAAATCAGTTCTCTGAAGAACGGAAGATAATAATTCTCCTGCCCTCTTTGTCGCTCTTCACATGGAGTGGGGGTAGCGGCACGCGCCTGCCTAGCTGTTTTTCTCCTCTGTAGAATTATTATCTGCTGTCCTTTAAAGAACCGATTCGAATCCGTTCACGGAACGCTTACACCGTTGCTTACGCTCTATTGTACATATCTGTATGGTCTCAGCGGCCGGTTGAAGACACCGCGTAAGCTACGCACAACGCGATCGAATGTTTAGAGCATTGCCGTAACAATATGCGTCGTCACTTCAAATGCGTATTTTACGAATCGACGGAGTGTGTTTAAAGCATAGACTTTTCaagatagactgagcgctctCATCAGCCACTTGAAGCAAACATTTAAAGGACAGAAATATGCCGGGAGTACTTCCTTCTCTCTCTGACGATATTTGTGGAGGGGATCGTGGCGGTAGAGGAGAATGCGGTGAAATTATGCGCCTATATCCATAGCTGTTCGACTTCCACTGTTCCGTTGTCTCCCACCATGACACCGAttgtagagagagagagcagtACTCCCGGTATATCTCTGTCCTTTATATGTAACTGTCAGTGCCTCTTGTAggagcgctcagtctatctttaAAAGTCTATGGTTTAAAGCACGGAGGTTTATAGGTTACGATCAccagcctttttttttgtacattttataGCGAgagtttcacttttttccctAAAAGGCGCTCAAATCGCATATAGACGATTCTTCTTAGGTCAACTCAAAACTGTGGACAAGTTTTATTGCAGAGTGTTGTCGCGATTGTCCCATTCCTACTACTCCGTGGTATACGTCTATTGTAGACCGAGCTGAAGATCGCCCATCTCAGTTCAtcctttattttcatacaGCCATGAACCTCTTCCTGTCTTGTTTCACATTTCATGACTCATAGGATCGTCTGTCCCCGCTGCTGCCTGCCAATTTTCGTGTTTCCGAATAAATGGCGAACACTTTGATGTGCGGAAGTTGATTGACCGTAAAGTCAATATTAAATTAATGAAACCCGTTAAACGTTAAGTACAAATACTCCCAGTAATTCGAGTGAAAATCAACTTCCAATCGGACATCGacgaaataataaacgaaTAGTAAATCCCACTAAGTGACATTCCTAATAAGTAATAAATGCGTTGAATCAATACAGACGGACGTCAGAGAACAGCTCCACACTTATTACGAATCATCGTAAGCCCTGATAATTTAGCGAGAATATAATCCCGGCGATGTCTACGTCGATGATGTCCGGGGCAAAATTACAAGATGACATGAGTAGCATACCGTTGGCAGATGACGACCCTCAGGGTGGGTATTGCACATAAGAACATGCAAATGTCCACTGTGTGACCTACATAATCGAGAATAACATTTGTGCACGTAATTAATATCGTTCAATCGATTCCCCAACAATCTTTCATTGAATTATCCTATTTCAATTGGAGAATTTACTTTTTAGTCATCATTCCTGAGGAGGAAGCTCCCGACAACATGTCCCATGTTTCGGACGTTCTTGTACATGGTCGGAGCATGGACTCCATCCCTTCAACATTCACCAATGGCAGCAGCAGCCCTAACAGTAATACATCGTTatgtttttttatcgaatGAATCATATAGTGCAATTGTTATCAACTTTTCCTATACAGATATTAATTTTCTGTACTATTACACCATTTAAGATTCACAGAGTATTCATATGAAcctgaagctagcagccagaGTTGTCAGCCAAATGTATTgaactttttggaaatagaatAATGCAGTTCAGTTTTAGCATCATAATTCTATTAAAGTATTCGGGATACGAGATATgtctcaaaattttgattttcggatTTCATTACCTTATTTAGATGAATGTTAGAACATTTGGCTGCTAATTCCAGCTGTTACTTTCAGCCTCGTGTTACCCAGTGCACAGATGAATGTtctaaaatttgagaaaacttACTATTAGTATGAAAATATCCTTTTGTCTTACTCACATTCTAGGGAATTTCTTAAATGACATTTCCTTACTTTTTAGTTTTAACTAAGTTGGAGTTTGATTCCTTATGTCGTGAAATCATTAATTATCATGCCCAGATTGTTACCAATAATCCTGCCAGTAAAATCGCCAAAAGTAGTTTTGATCACGTTTTCGCAGAACGTTACTGTAATTCGATTTTGAAGTAAAGGTCTTGATATTCTTACCCTTTTGGTTAATTTAccattatcaaaaaaataacagcTCAAACTTTGACAAGAACTGTATTTCggtgagatatttttttataacagtAAATTAACTGAAAGGGTAAATGAGCGAATTAATGCTTCCATTCAATTACCCTTTTAGTTAATTTAccattatgaaaaaatatgtcacCGAAATGCAGTTCTTTTCAAAGTTCGAGTTTTAAATGTAAATGTTACTTTTCAAATGTGGTACaggagataaaaataaatagtaaTCCTGTAGCTTTAGGACGAGAAAACCGACATTTGTCTCTGAATTTTACCATTTGTACAAAATTCCTATCATAAAACATTcagtaaataattgaattttcactcAAGAACccttaaaaatatcaaagaatttatATCTGTTTTTCCTGATTGCAATTTCTATGTATTTGTATTTAAATCTTCGTACAATTAAGTTAATTCAGTTTTGATGTATGTTAATTTACCCAGTGACTAAGATACTTTCTTTTATCTCACTGGATCAGTTGGTAATATTTCAAACGCTCCAAATTGTGAGAAGATGGTTCGTAATCTTTCCGTTACTGCCAATTATTACAAAACAGTGTTTTACAAGAGAATGAGTATTATTATCTAGATAAACacaaaattattcatataaaaatttatttagatAAGATGAAAGATAGTTTCTGATGCAACTATTTCCATACAGGATGAAATTTCCCAACTTTTATCTAGATAATCAAAAAGATGACTATATGAACAGGAGCTTCCTAATCTATTGAGAAAAGAGAATTGTTGATTTCATAATATATTTCTATGAGtgtggtataaaaaaatgttgctgcaaataattttttagtcTTCTTTCTCAGTGATCGTAGATtacgaagttttttttttttttttcagaaagaCGTTTCCATTGACCTACATGTTTTTGCATAATAACATTAGAGTCTTGACTCCGAATAGTGTTGCCTTTGTTTCCATATAAACAGTTTAACTCATCGTTATATCATGCAAAGATGAAGATGAACAGTAAATTCATctatatgaaaatgaaatatatggTCAATCTATCTAAGCTggttatttcaaataaaataatccagataatgtacaaaaaatgataTCTTACTATGTACAATTAGTCAGTTTACCTTCAataacttttatttctttgttttcctCGAATTAAAATGATTGTCATTGTCATTTGGCTTTGCaggaatataatttttgtaagaTATTGATTAATAATTAGATGTCCACCTTAAAATTGTCCCGTAAAAAAGCTATAACTTTCATCTAAATTTTTATGAACGTCTTTTGTATCTGTTGATAAGATTTGCCTTTGCGTATTGTTTATATGTAGTTTATCTAAATTTTGCCTAGGCTTGGATCCAGACATTAGCCCAGAtgaacaagaagaaaaagccAGATTGATTGCTCAGGTCTTGGAATTGCAGAATACTCTGGACGGTTCGTACTATTCCATAGATATCATTACTTCAGATTAATGCTTTCATTAGATTAACGTTTTGCTGAATATAAATCCTAATTGCATCATAATGCTCTTtagaatatttattcaaaatatcatcgcGTAGTTCAATATTGGCTGTTGGTGTCTAAAAATCGTCCTGTACAACCACTCTTAAATTGAATACGCAGTGATTGTTCTGAAGAATAATtatggaggaaaaataaatggattTACCTTAAgcaatattaattatacaaaatggATTACATACATTCCAACGTGTTCAATTGTTTTTACAGATTTATCCCAAAGAGTAGACAGTGTCAAAGAAGAAAACTTGAAGTTGCGAAGTGAAAATCAGGTCCTTGGTCAGTATATTGAAAACTTGATGTCAGCTTCGAGCGTTTTTCAATCCACAAGTccaaaatcgaaaaagaagtgaattgtgtataattattccaaccatgaaaaagaattttaatgCTATATTCGCTCCCCTGGGCCAGTAcgtataatttgattttatatttcaatgatATTTTCGGTCCAAAAGTGTACGTGAGACGTATGTATGCGTACACTAGCAAACTTTCATGTTACGCACAGTTCTAGCAGTTATAATTTCTATAGATCTGATTCTAGTGCATTTCCAAAAGACCATCACATTTGTAGTATGGCTTTATCATAGTACTCATAATATTATGAATAACTGACTGTACTCAGTTTAATAAGATAAATTTTGCCTTATCAATTATCGACATATTGTATGATTTTACTTTGCAAAGTTCGCactatttattgtaaatataaaagcgaacgaaacaattgttgagtGAGACAGGCTACATCTGTTTAATAAATGTTGACTTAGACTATTGAGTTTACTAGTCTGTTCATACTTTAGGAAAGGTGGTGAAATTGAACCAGCAAAGAAAGAGAAGGGAAAAGACCCCattcattaaataaatttatttgcgaTTCGATTTTCAGCATACATGTGGGTACATGTGTATGTGGTATATGTACTAATTTAATCTGCACATGACAGAAAATGTTTTAGTATTGCCATTATACAGGGCTGGAGCTTCAAGAATAACGTGCTTTTAACTTTGACACATTTATTATAAAAGAGTTTAATTCACactttatacatttttaccaCAGTGTGCTTAAAAGcttaaacacacacacacacacatatacatacatatatataatatatatttaatattccaATGTATTGAAAAGCAAACTAATATTCACATAAATGATTCTACATTACGTACCTATATTGTGTTGGGCATTTAATATCACTTTTGGGCAAATAATTTAATCGTAATTTAGGTTGAGTGTATACAAACTGATAATGAAAAAGAGACAATGAAAATGTGAATATTATTCGGTCTCTCGACTTATTTGAACTGAGTGATATAGTTGTTAATTATAGCAACAGCAATACTTTTAAGTGGATctatcaatttcatttatattgtAAGATTCTGATTTTCAGACTATCATTTTCCATGTACGCCTGTTTTCTTGCCTTGTAACATATTAAATATATGATATTATTCGAGTATAATTTATGCGCAACCTTACATGACATAAGAGAGTCTATTACATACTGTAAATGTTTACTAGCATAGGTCaaacgtataattatattctTTTAGTGATAATATGAATAATCATCGCTCAGTttcaaatgatgataattatcACATCATTTACGCATATTTTAATGACCAAAAAAGAgtgaaatagaagaaaatcCTAAAGCTGTGTAGCAATTATCCAACGAAACAAAAGCAAGGTTTTCAAATGGAGCTTTGCTTGATGGATTTCATGGcagatttttcatcgctgtattatttatgtagatgtacaaaatatgaaaatcaattatacctatacatagtGACTTGAAATAATTGTTACATACCAAGTCACACGACAAATTAAAAGTCCATGTCACCAGCAGAGTAtgcgaaaagaaaagaattttacaTCAAACGAATACccagaaaaaggaagaaaaatgtttagcGATTGTAATGAAAACATCAGTGAATAAATTCGTTGCAAAAAATACCAAAGTTACTAGTttattagaaaattattattgctgtCCTCAGGCCCAAAGTAATCATTCATTCCAGCATTCATCAATCTCATCATAGAATGGacttttctataaattttgatgaaaatgtgaaaatacaTTGCTATGTGAACTccattttgtttcttttttttttttttctcaataaaatttttcagattgatAATTGACGgattttgggtaaaaaaatgcgGTAACTGTTTAAAAATTAGTAGCTGTAACGATAcaccccttaatattaatattaagggctcaaactttcaggataatttttatttgtcgtcaTGAGCAATGTTTTTACagtaacattaaaaaaaaaaattcttcgttttttttggcccagtctaataGACACTCTATACTCCTTCCAAAGTAATTATACTTGTAGTTTACTATTGATCGTACAATAACATTTAAATTCATATGAGAATACCCGATATCAgataggtatacatattacTAATTTTCGGtctgtaaaattaattttatatccGTAACATTAACTATGTTTACACAATTGCGCGTATTCAGTGAAAATCCAAGCCCTTAGCGGCCGCGGAGACATTGACGATGCAGGGTGGTGTAAACTCTACGAATCTGATCGTGTTTCTGACGTTAATATACGTCGAAGAGATTGTCAATATCACACCCAAAATGATAACCAAGTGTTCAAACCAGTCGATTAGACTCTCGGGTCTACTCCATGTGAAATACCCACCAGAGGTACACTGCGAACGACACCTTCGTTCTCTTATCACAACGGGCTTACTGACATCCAGGTGTATCGGCTGTCCCACTGAAGTCTCGTCTTGATCGTCATCCTCTCCCATAAGCTCGCCGGCGTTACTATTTTCATAATACACGTAGGAGTGACGGGTCATCGGGTCAACGTTGGATTCGAACTTGAACCCATAGTGCACAGACTGGGAATGGACTCTGTGGTCATCGACAAGGTTGAAGCCACCGCGCCTTTGACAGGCTGAAAATACTTGGGGCGTTGGAGTCCGCTGAGCCGCCCCTTGGAGCTTCTTGATCCTGGAGTACATCAGCGGGGGCAGAATGAAAACTAGAGGACCCGTTAAGGAACCCCCAATCAAAGCCATCACAATATCGAATCTCGGTACTGATTCGCCTAACGCAACGGCCAGGAAAACCAGCGCTGACCTTGTGACGCACCGCTTCCAACTGAacgctgaaataaattcagtgTCAGAATGAATAGGAAACGTGTGCCAGCTTTCGAGTGTTTCCTCCGAGGGGTTAATCACTCATGAATTTAATTTCCACCGGATTTCAAGATTACAAAGGTCTCAAAAGATTTTAGGGATTTCAGAGGATTTCGAAacatgacaaaaaatttcagaaggtCTCAAgagattttagaaaatttcaagacATTTCACAGAATATCAAAAGGtttcaaatgatttaaaaGGATTACCAAAGATTTCGTATGATTTCAGTGGTTTTCAAAAGATTTTGACAGATTTCAAACATATCAAAAACTTGAACATATTTCAAGAGATTACAAATGATTTCAgacaatttcagaaaatttctaaGGATCTCAAAGGACTGCAAGTGATTTCAAGAGATTTAATGATTTTAGgggatttcaaaagatttcaaaaattacaaaagaCTTCGAGGATTTTAAAGGATTTCATAAGATTTCAAGAGACTCCAATTTCAGGGGATTTCAGGAGATtgcaaaagatttttaatgatttcaaaatattttagacGATTTCAGGGGATTTTATGAGATTTCAGCGAATTTCAAGAGACTTCATAAAATTCACAGAAGGGTTCACATCTGATTTCAGGAATGATTAACCCCTCGGTTTCCTCCCTCGTACGCCATATTTGCTTTTATGTTTATAGAGAATGGATACGATATAACGCCGGTCAACACGTTTCATGTCCCTTACCATTAGTAATGCAATACAGCTTAACTACATTTCTTTTGCCTGAAAACtgaagaaaattgttattattcttcAAAGGGTTTGTTTTTGTGACTGGAAAAGCAAGATTTTGAAGCTTATTCACAGACAACATAACTAAATTAAGCCGACTGCCAGCGCTTGTTTCCATAAAGTGAGAGAAAAACTTCAATATGTTGTCCGATGTAATGCATgtgaaaatgggaaaaaatacaGCGCTAGCCTCCAGCAAATAGTAGGTGAACAAATCTGAAGGTGCAAATGCAAGTTGCTTCAATCGTTTCATCGATTCTTTGCGGTAAGTGTGTATACGTACATCTTCGAACATGAAGCTTATCCTCCACGTGCTGAAACAAAGCTGTGTGTCCGACGGCGCTGGAAAGGCAAAGCTGAAGTGCGGCAAGTAAGATAGCCGCACGCGTTGCAAACCCTCCGGGCACAAGCTGTAAGACATTCGCGGTAATCCTGTCTCCGTATTTCCAAGCTGCCAGACCCGTTGATACCGTGAATAAGGTGCCCGTAACTGCAAACCCGGAGGAAAGTGTTGAATGCCACATATTATACGACATAAACCTAGTCCAAATTTGAAGTTAACAGCCATGGAGCATTGACAAAGGAAAAGATTCGTTGGTTTTGGTCATGATTGACTTTTATTACAACACTTCCTTTCCGCGACGTTTCGACCGAGCCCAGCTGATCATCATCAGGCTAAATTTTTGACTATCCTACGAACATGATCTTGTCGAAGACTTCCTCCTGAAATGGCAAGCTAACAACATCATGTTTGTAAGATAGTCAAAAATTTAGCTTGATGATGGTCGGCTGGGCTCGGTCGAAACCTCGCAGAGACAAAGTGTTCTAATAAAAAGTCAATCATGACCAAAATCGAGGAATATTTACCTTCGGAAACCTAGTACGATCATATTAATTGCATAACATATAAGCTATAGTATAATCATCAGAATATTGTTCCCACACTTACAAATGAATGAGCTGATCACCGCCTTGTTTACATCCTTTGGTTTCCTCATATCCACTTGGATGGTCATCAGCGTAGGATGAACATCGAACTGGAAAGCGAGGATGGCATAGCTGATGGGAAGAGACACTTGcattatatataattcataCGAAAAGTTTGAGCCAGAAAAACATAATTAAGGCTAAAAATTGTCGCTGAATCGGTGCTGAAAGGACTGATCTGTGCTCAAAAATGAAAGTTATTTTCATAAACCACGGGCAAATTTAGGACGAGCTTAGTCTTAGTAGGCAGCTCAACAATAATTTAGGAAAAGGTATCTATGTCGGATTTTACCCCGAGATGAACCTTTCCCACGGCGGCCAGAGGGGCACCGGCTCCGGTTCCTCGATGACGTTATCCGATGCGATACACCACCAGGTCAAAGTTGCCGTGAGTGTGACCACCAGTGTCGAGCACATTGCCAACCACCTTGAAGTAACAATTGGATGCTGTTTAGTCTGCTGTTCCGGAAAAAATGcacattagggtggtccttaatagtgttgtttttgaatttttatatttccagGGGCTTAAATACTATCAAAtggatgaaaaagaatttcctAAAAATTTGAGCTCTCTGTATCAACTCTAAGATAGCCCGCTTCGTGATCGAAGTATCTTAGAGTTGATACAGTAAGCGTAGGTTTTTAGAgagtattttttatcaattcgaAAGCGTTTAAGACTCTGgaagtatgaaaattaaaaaaacaatcctATAAGGAACACCCTAGTGCACATACACTTACTTCATGTCGCGTGGGCTTCCGAGCCACATTATTGGGCAGAGAAGAACACCGACAATGAGGAGCCAGTAGCAAAAGGAGAGATCGAACTTTTCCCCTGAGACCTTGATGCCGAAAAGCTGGAGATTCTGAGAGGCTGAAACACGTGATTTAAAGGGGCATACAATTGTTATTAATTCAAATCATGATCGTGGTTCACGCGTGACTTTACTTTGTCCATTACTAATCCTTGATTACCTACTAAGAGGCTCGGAATCCCTCCGCCGAAAACCGTCAGGTTCAACAGCACCGTCACGCAATTACGAGCAAAAGGTCCTAAGGTCATCTCAGTCACCGCTGCCAAGGGATATCTACATGAAAAAGAGTGATTACTTGTGTATTGATTATTAAATACGATGTCATATCGTCGGCTGCTAAAAAATTGGCATAATTTTGGGAATTCAATCGTGGTCTGTTTGGTTCAAAATGATGCAGTGGATCGAGCAGTCttcggacatttttttattagaatCAATTAATAGAATGTGGTTGCTCATGGTCTCTTAGAAACGGTTCACCCGATCCATTTCAACTTTGAGAACTGTATTCTGGGGGTAATTTATTCTCTTTGCCTTGATGgtcctactttttttttaatatcttttttttgttaattgatAATTGAACTTGTTCTATAATTTATGTTTTGTTGAGTCAAAAGGTTCGATGGTTGAAGCAGGTAATCAAATTTGTTGTTAGAATAATCTCTTATTTCGATTAAACATTAGAGTTATTGTAACGCACAAAACGTATTCTTCGAATGATATCATTCATAGTTCTATTGGCACAAATAACTTTCCGGGATCTACGCGATATTTAATGAATTAAATCCATAAACTCATTGTTGTATATGTAGAAGCATACAATCAACATCTGTCAACagtttatacatacgtatatgtagTCATTATCAATTTCGATGACTCGAAACTTTGTATTAGGCTTTCCTCGTTTGTCAGGGGTCTAATGATTATTTACCACATATCATCCGTATCGGAAGTACTGTAGTAGACTACCCGGGTTTATAACTATCTCTGAAGCTATTTTTATAGCGAGAGAGTTCACCGCCTAGTGGCCGTTTATAGTACTAGTATACTGATATTCACGACGACCATATTCTCTACTTATTTCAAAGCACgtggtatttattttacttcataAGTAAACTAGTCTAACTGATTCAACCACTTCCACTAAACTATAGCTCTGGTTAGATCAACAAAGTATGGCATTCAATCGTAAGTTTTTCATTGGCTAGATTTATctacttattttatttgaagttCCTTATTGTTTCTGTCAACGAACATGCGACTTGGAGACACAATACAtaaatttcagatgaaatgatatttagttgactcaatttcggaaacacATCAAAAAATTCACTCGAATCAATACTTCACTTGATCGCGACGAGAAAGACTTTTGTTGATTCAAGGAATTCGCTTGACTAAATCATTTTCCTAAACTAACTAAatcgaaattgttgaatttaagTCATCGTATTTGAAACAAATAAGGGATACTGGATTGAAGTAAATGGACTCCaacaaaatctatttttttggCTCGAGAATTCCTTTTCCTTTGAGT
It includes:
- the LOC124223015 gene encoding short coiled-coil protein B — its product is MSTSMMSGAKLQDDMSSIPLADDDPQVIIPEEEAPDNMSHVSDVLVHGRSMDSIPSTFTNGSSSPNSLDPDISPDEQEEKARLIAQVLELQNTLDDLSQRVDSVKEENLKLRSENQVLGQYIENLMSASSVFQSTSPKSKKK
- the mah gene encoding uncharacterized protein mah, with translation MERERIPLMYRPSEPAGLSLLFATLCMVDIFGVFPIIALPRAIIQCGWLGIPLVIFVLSLQVYTARLLGKSWIIATNLDPQLARKNRYPLAAVTEMTLGPFARNCVTVLLNLTVFGGGIPSLLVASQNLQLFGIKVSGEKFDLSFCYWLLIVGVLLCPIMWLGSPRDMKWLAMCSTLVVTLTATLTWWCIASDNVIEEPEPVPLWPPWERFISGYAILAFQFDVHPTLMTIQVDMRKPKDVNKAVISSFIFTGTLFTVSTGLAAWKYGDRITANVLQLVPGGFATRAAILLAALQLCLSSAVGHTALFQHVEDKLHVRRSFSWKRCVTRSALVFLAVALGESVPRFDIVMALIGGSLTGPLVFILPPLMYSRIKKLQGAAQRTPTPQVFSACQRRGGFNLVDDHRVHSQSVHYGFKFESNVDPMTRHSYVYYENSNAGELMGEDDDQDETSVGQPIHLDVSKPVVIRERRCRSQCTSGGYFTWSRPESLIDWFEHLVIILGVILTISSTYINVRNTIRFVEFTPPCIVNVSAAAKGLDFH